CACGTGGGCGGAGCCGATTCACCCCGCCCTGCCCGTTACCGGCGCGGAGATTGTATGGGCGGCCCGCGAGGAAATGGCGCGGACCCTGGAGGACGTGCTCTCCCGCCGGACCCGCGCGCTCTTGTTCAATGCGCGCGCCAGCATGGAAGCCGCGCCCGCCGCCGCGCACATCCTCGCGCTCGTCCTCGGCCGCGACGAAGCCTGGCAGCACGCGCAGGTTGAAGCGTTCCGCGCACTGGCGGAGGGGTATATGCTGCCGTAGGGGGGGTGAACCCCCGAAGTCCGGGCATCGAGAATCAGTGGAAAACGGCTGTGCCACGCGATTCCGCTTCAGGCGGATTCGTGTGCCCGTCCTCCAGCGCGCCCGGAGCATTCCAGACGCACGCCGGCCCGCGGCTTGTTCCAGCCGCTCACGCTTTTCGTGCGCCATGTCGCCCGCTTGATGAACGACGGGCACACGAATCGGCGGCGCCGAATCGCGTGGCACGGGACAGGCCTCCGTGTTTTCAATACGGGCGATTTATGGATGGGATCCGCCAGCGCGCGGCGTAGTTCAGCCGCTTACGTTTTTCGTGCGCCATGTCACCCGCTTTTGGAAGGACGGGCACACGAATCGGCGGCGCCGAATCGCGTGGCACGGGACAGGGTTCACCCCAGATTCGCAAGGTCCGCCAGCAGCGCGTCCACGTCTTCCGGCGCGGTGTTCCAGGAGCACATGAAGCGCGCGCCGCCGCCGCCGATGAACTCGTAGAAACGCCACCCCTTCGCTCGCAGGACCTTCGCCACTGGGGCATTCAAGCGCGCGAAGACGGCGTTGGCCTCGCGCGGGTAGAGCAGAGCGACGCCCAGGCGCGTGAAACCTTGCGCGAGTTGTTCCGCCCGGGCGTTCGCGTGCGCCGCGTGCCGCAGGTAGGCGCCGCTCTCCAGCACGCCGAGAAAGGGCGCGGCGAGAAAGCGCATTTTCGAGCCCAGCTGACCCGCCTGCTTGCAGCGGTAGCCGAATTCCTCGGCCAGATCCTTCCGGAAAAAGACGACGGCCTCGCCCGCGGCCAGGCCGGCCTTCGTGCCGCCGAGACAGAGCACGTCCACGCCCGCCTCCCACGTGATGGCGCGCGGCGGGACCCCGAGCGATGCGATCGCGTTGGGCAGGCGCGATCCGTCGAGGTGGATCCGAAGGCCATATTTTCGCGCCAGCGCCCAGACGTTCCGGAGCTCTTCGGGCGTGTACACCGTGCCCGATTCGGTGGCCTGGGTGATGCTGATGACGCGCGGCTTCGGGTAGTGGATATCCTGCCGCCGGGTGATCTGGTGTTCCAGCGCCGCCAGGTCCACTTTTCCGTTTGCTCCGCCCACGGTCAGGATCTTCGTTCCGTTGGAGAAGAATTCCGGCGCGCCGCACTCGTCCGTCTCCACGTGGGCGCGCTCGTGGCACAGCACGCTGTGGTAGCTCTCGCAGAGGCTCGCCAGCGCCAGCGAATTCGCCGCGGTGCCGTTGAACACGAAGAACACTTCGCAATCCACCTCGAAGAAATCGCGGATGGCGTCGGCCGCCGCGCGGGTGTAGCCGTCCTCGCCATAGGCCGGGGCGAAGCCCGTGTTCGCGCGATCCAGCGCGGCCCAGGCCTCCGGACAGATCCCGCTGGCGTTGTCACTGGCGAAGGCGTCGTAATTCGGCTCGGGCATGTGGTCTCCTTTTGCTTGGCGCGTTCCTCCCCGTAGACCGCCCGCCATGCATACCGCGGCGCGCCCGCGGGCTGCTAGCGGCGGTTGCCCGGCCTCACGCGCCCGGGCCATTCCGATTGGTCCAGCGTGGTTCCGTCGAGCCCTTTCAGCTTCACCGTCATCCGCTCGCCCTCCCGGGGAATCTCGATCAGGATGTACGACGGATCCGGGCTGAAGAACTTCGATCCCGCGCGGTCCCGGTAGTCGTCGCCGGACTTGAGCCCCGCGTTGAAATAGGGGAAGCCCTTCACCTCGGCGCGCTCCGCGAAGCTGCCAAAGCCAGATAGTGCGGCGGAACCCTGGCGAATGGCGGTTTCCCACGCGCCGCCCGCCGCCGAGCGCACGTTGGCGTTGGACTCGTTGTAGTACGTGATCAGGAAGCGCTGGTGGCGGTTGCGGATCGCGTCGCGGTACCAGCGAAACTGTTCGGAGGCGCGATCGAGCGGGAGGCAGCTTTGCCGGGGCGTGCCGACATCGCGGATGTGGCTCAGGTCCAGCGCGATCAGCCCGACGCCGAACGCCGGCACGTCGAATTGATAGTAGCGCCCGTCACCCGGGAGCGGAAAGAAGGCGCGGAAGGCGGTCGCTTCCAAGTCGTACAGCGGCGATTCGTTCTCGTCTTCCAGATAGCGGATCTGGCGATCGTGGTTTCCCAGGGCCGGCAGAAAGGGCGTCCGCGCGAAGAGATCCGGATAGAGGCCCACCAGGCGCGAGAACGGCGCCGTGTATCCGGGCGCGCCCGGCGACTCCAGCGAGGCCACGTCGATCACCATATCCCCGCAGGAAAGCAGCAGGTGCGGGTCATCCGCCAGGACCGCATCCAGGGACGGCCAGAGGTACCAGTTGGCCGCCGCCGCAATGCGCAGCGTGTCCCCCGAGTAGGACTTCACGGGGAACACCGCGGATTGCGCGTCGCCCGCCGTCACGCGGTAGTACAGCGCGCCCTCGGCGGGGAACGGGATAGACACGTGGTGTAATTGCACGGGCTCGGCGCGCTCGACCGATTCGCCCAGGGCTTCCGTGGGGCCGTACTCCACGCGCGACGGGCCCGGGGCGTCCGTTTCCCAATTCACCATCAGCTTGGACGGATCGCCGGTTTCGTGTGTGAGCCAGAGGCGCGTGATATCGGCCGCGTGCGCGTTTCGGGAGGCGGCGGAAAGGCACAACATCGCAATGAGGCAGGGAAAACGGTGGAGCGACATGGGCGATCCTCAGGGGTTTCAGAGAGTTGTTGCTTGTGGCCCGTATTATCCGGCCTGGCGCGATTGAAGACAACAAAACGGGCGGGGCGCGCGGCCGGCTGGCGCGGGCATTGAACACCGCAACAAAACCGGTATACACTCCACGCAACACAACATTGTCCCAGGGGGCAGTTTGCCTGGGGCAGACACAAGGGGACCAACCCATGCGCGCATCAAGTCTGCACCTCCAGCGCAGCGCCGAAGCCCTCCTCGGCTACCTGCGGGGGATCACCTGCGACGGCCACCTCAGCGACCTCGAAATCGCCAACCTCCAGGGCTGGCTCGAAACCCACGACGCCCTCCGCCAGCACTGGCCCTTCGACGAACTCAGCGCGCGATTGGAATCCATCCTGCGGGATTCCGTCATCGATGAAGACGAGCGCGCCGAACTCCTCGAATGGTGCGCCGACCTATCGCTGGATACCAATCCGGCCTACGATCTCATCGATATGGCCACGCGCCAACTGCACGGCGTCCTCCATGGGATTCAATCCGACGGCAAGGTCACCGAAGACGAGGTGTACGGCCTCCGGGATTGGCTTTCTGCCAAATAATTGCGATCACATCGTTTTCAATGCGAAATCTCTATCCATCACAAAAAGTGTGAGGTAAAAAATGCCACTGCGCGGCGGATCTAGCGACAAATTAGGAAATCGCTATGAAGGTTGGTGGACCGTATCATGCCTTCTTGGCATCCTGGCAAGCGAGGCGGAATCAATCCGCATAGAGGAGCCAGGTGAAGACTCAATAGAATTCGTTCTCGTAAAAAGAGGCAAGAAGGAGTATCACCAGGCAAAGCGGAACACGCCATTGGGCTCATGGACAATTGCAGCGCTTGGATCGACTAAAGTCGGTGTGCTGAAGGCAATCAAGGAAAAGCTCTCAGGCAGCGACTCGAAATTCTTATTCGTGTCTGGAAGCGAATCTCGCGAGCTTAAGGAACTTACTGATCGTTCGAGAGACGCCGAATCGTACGAAGAATTCACGACCAAATTCCTTCAAGCCAAAGCTCATTCTGAGAATTTCCAAAAGCTCCAGCGATTTTGGGATGACGTCGCTCCCGAAGTTGCATATGAACTGCTGCAACGGCTAACCCTGAGGACAATTGACGAGCGAGGTCTCGTCGAAAGCACAAGAAATCATAGTCGGGCACTGTTTCTTGAAAGACCCGAGACCGTTCTGGCTGAACTTCGAAGTATTGTACTTGATTCCGTTCATCAAACATTGACCCGGGACGATCTGATCACCAGCTTGAGAGACTCTGGAATTCAGCTCCGCAGGATTCAAAATCCGCAAGATGTTCCGAACGTTGTCCGTCAGGCAACAGACGCGTACTTGGAGAGTATCCGTCGTAAGTTGATCGGCGGAACACTGATCCCGCGAGAGGCGGTGGAATCCCTATGCCAGAAGGTGCTGGCCAGCACGGAGAGTATGGAGATCGCCATAGTTGGAAAGGCTGGTGGTGGGAAGACTGCGAGCCTTCTTCATCTAGCGCAGGGGCTTGTGGATGGAGGAGTTTCGGTGCTGGCATTCCGATTGTACCCATTGGAGCCCGTTTACAATTCTAAACAGCTTGGCGAAAAAATTGGCTTGGAAGAATCCCCAGCGCTCATCGTCTCCAGCTTGTCGGCCACTGGACCGTCGGCGATCTTAATAGACCAACTTGACGCGCTTAGCATAGTTTCAGGTCGTGGAACGGAAGCGTTCTACGAAACGTTGGAACAAGTCTTAAGCGAAGTGCGTGGATTGAGAACGCCGCATCCGATACATGTCATTGTTGCTTGCAGAAGTTTCGACTGGAGTAATGACGCGCGATTCAGGAGCATGCTGCGAAATAACCACTTGAACTTTGAAGTGTCTGACTTCTCCATGGATGAGGTCGAGCATGTGCTCTCGGACCACAGTTTTGACGTCAGCGGTTTTCAAGAGAGGCAGACTAGACTCCTGTGTCTTCCACGCAATCTATACCTGTTCCTCGAGTCCCACATTGGTTCGGAACGGGAATTTAAGTTTCTGACCGAGAAGGACCTTTTTGACCAATACTGGGACGAAAAGCGAGGAGCGATAAATTCGCGATTGACGTCACATCGAGACAACTGGGATGTCGTGATCCAGAGTATTGTCGAAATCATGAGAGACTCCGAACAACTATTCTCACCGAAAGAAAAGCTTGATGCCCTTGACCAAGTCTACTTGGACGCAATGTGCTCGGAGAGCGTGTTGACTTTCGATGGCAAACGATATGGGTTTGGTCATGAGAGTTTTTATGACTACTGTTTCGCTCGCAAATTTGTTGCCAATGGTCAGAGCCTCTGTGAAGTGCTGAAGGAGGGCAGCCAAGGGCTCTTTGTCCGGTCTATGGTGAGACAGGTCCTTATGTACATGCGTGATTACGATTCTCCGACCTACATTCAACAAGTTGATTCGCTACTGAGTGATAACCACATTCGGATTCACATAAAGGACTTGGTGCTGGGGCTTTTGGCTTCAGCGCCACAACCAAAACTTGAAGAGTGGAAGCTCTTCAATACTCGAATCGATAATCTCTTCAAATTGGCCTCGGAGAATTCGCAATATGGGACCCTGGAAGCGTTAGTTTGGCAGTATTTTTTCTTGTCACCATCGCTTTTCGGAATGGCGCATTCCGAAGGCGACTTGAAGCGGTGGTTAGCGTCAGTCGGCGACCAATCCATTAATATTCTTATTCACTACTTCTACTACGAACAGCGGCATCACGCGGAAGTGATCGCGGAATTGCTGGAACCGTACGTCGGAGTAAGTCCCGTCTGGGATGATCGATTAAGAAGAGTCATGGAAGGCGCCTCGAGTGGAGACAGTAGACGGTCGTTCGACTTATTCTTGAAATTGCTTGAACTTGGGGTGCTTGACTCAGCCCGCGATAGATGGATCGGCAACGGAACATTCTGGTCAATGTGCAGTTCATGGTCGGACAGCAGGCCAGACTGGTTAGCTGAATTGATCGCACGGTGGTTGGCAAGACGACTTCAGTTGTTTTTGGATTCCGGCAGGTCTACATGCCAGCCTGCTTGGAGGGGATTCCTGGAGAATGACAGTGATGTGAAACATATACTCATGGAAGTGGCGCAGAAGGCTCCAGCGGAGTATGTGAAATATGTATTGCCAGTTGTGTTGCAGATCATTGAGGAAGCTGTGGTTAAAGGCAGAGATGAGCTACCACGGGTCGACTACGTGGAGAGGATATATCATGTCAGCGAGTCCAGTATGACCCGAGGCATCCTGAGAGAATCGCTTTTTTCTGCACTTGATTCATTGCGGGGGGAGCGGGGAACCATATTCCTGAATGCCGTACAAGACTTGCGGGGCAGGAACACATATTTTTCGAACCATCTCCTGCTGCGACTTTACACCAGTAGCGCGAGCCAATTAGCGGAAGTTGCGGCGGAACTGCTCTGTAATGAGCCATGGCGTTTGTCCTGCGGATACGCAGACAGCGAGTATTGGGTAGCGGCGAGGCTGCTGGGGGAGATTCTTCCCCATCTTGCGGCGGATGATCGTGAAAGGCTTGAGCGAGTTGTACTGGATTTTGTGCCGAAATGGGAGCGCCAAAGAAAACACAATGGATACTTGCAGCATGGGCAGGCATGCTTTGAACTGCTGTCCGGTATACCTGAGAAGCTATTAAGCCCAACTGGGCGAAAGCGTTTGCAGGAGTTGGTCCGCAAGTTTGGATCACCAAGCGGTCCGCCCCAAAACACAAGCGCGAGCTTCGTAACGTCGCCCGTTCCCCACGATGCAAGTGGGAAGATGAGTAACGACCAGTGGATTCGAGCGATCAAGAAGTACAACGATGAGAGTTCCGGTAGGTGGTTCCAGACCCCGGGTAAGGGCGGACCAGCTCAGTTGGCTGGCGAATTGGAGCTTTGCGTCAAGAGTGAGCCGGAGAGATTTGCAAAATTGGCCCTGGTGTTTCCAAGCGGGACAAATCCCGTGTTTTTTTCCCGTATTCTGCGTGGATTGAAAGTATGCGAAGGTTTCGACAAGGTAAAAACAGAGCTGTGCCGAAGGGTGATCTCCGAGTATAAAGTAGAATGTGGCACGGAACTTGTCGAAATCTTACCGAGTTTTCAAGGTCCAATTCCTGAAGATTTGTTGGATTTCCTGCGGTGGACGATTGCAAATCACCCGGATCCGGCGACCGAATTGTGGGACCAGGACAGCAATGGGGGTGGAAAGTACTACGGAGGCGACATATACGATTGTGGACTGAATACAACCCGAGGCGCGGCGGCAGGCGTCCTCCGCGAACTAGTCCGAAAAGAGCCAAAGCTCATAGATACCTTGAGAGATACGTTGACGAGACTAATCGGCGATCCAAGTATTGCGGTGCGCTCATGCGCGGCGACCACACTTCAGGTTGTTTACTGGCACAACGAAGACCTGGCAGTAGAATTGTTCCAAGAACTGGTCAACACAGACGAGCGCCTACTCGGAACTCATTATGTTCAGGAATTCCTGCACTGGTCACTTCGACACCACATTGAGGATGTGCGCAATATTGTATTGCGGATGTTAGTCTCTGGCCACAGTGAGGTGAGACGAGGTGGTGGACGTCTCGCGGGACTAGCGGAACTATACCATGAGAGCGAGGCAAGTCTAGCGGCGTCAGCGATGGCGGGGGACACGGCATCCCGCTTAGGAATTGCCGAAATTGCCGCAAAAAACCTTGGTATTCAGGATTGCCGGTCTTTGTGCGAAGATAAACTTCTCGTGCTCTTCAATGACGAAAATGAGGACGTTCAAAAGTGTGTGGCTACTTGTTTTCGTTCCTTGGAAGGAAAACCCGTTGAAGAATTTGAGAGACTGATTGAAGGATTTTGTCGAAGTAAAGCGTTCGAGACAGATTCGAGCGAACTTATCGAGTTGCTTGTCCAATCTACCTATCGTGTGCCAGGTGTGCTGGCAAGCACTTGTGAGCGGTATCTGAAGTGGTTTGAAAAGCGTAGCGAAACTGGGGCCAGAGACCTTGCGTATGGAGTAAGCATGAAACTAGTGTCGCAATTGATCTTCCGGATATATCAGCAGCATAAAGGAGACGTATGGGGCACGAAAGCCCTAGATCTGATTGACCGCATGTGCCTTGTGGGGGTCTCAGAGGTTAGAGGCGGACTTTCCGAATTTGATCGGTGACTAGGTCTCGGTCTGTTGACGGGACCGCCAGTTTTTGTTCTTTAATTGTTGGGCATTTTCCCTTGCCTACAAAGGTAAACCTCCACCCCGCCGTTTGGTCTCTCCCGGCTTCCCAAGGCTCCCGAAAAGGGGGTACAATAATCGGGCCAGGCCGCTGTAATGTCACCTTGCTCGAATGAGCCCACGGGAGATTCGGAAATGAGCCAGCCCAGAATCGCCATACCGCAGGAGGAGATCGAAGCCTTTTGCCGGAAATGGCGCGTGCGCGAGTTTTCTCTCTTCGGCTCCGTCCTTCGCGACGACTTTCGCGACGACAGCGATGTGGATGTGCTGGTGGAATTCGACGCGGCCGCCCCGTGGAGCCTGTGGGACTGGCCGTACATGATCGACGAGTTGAAGGCTGTTTTTGGCCGCGAGGTGGACTTGGTGGAGAAGGACGCCCTTCGGAACGAGCAGCGCCGCAGGGCCATACTTTCGGAGCATCGGGTGCTTTATGCCGCTTAGCGAACGGGATACGGCGCTCCTGGAGGACATGCTCGTCCACGCCTGATTGATAAGCGCGTTCGTCGAAGGGATTTCCGTTGATCAGTATCTGGCGGACAGGAAAACCCAGCTTGCCGTTGAACGGCTCATAGAGATCATCGGGGAGGCGGCCCGGGGAATGTCCAAGGCTTTTCGGGACAGCGAACCTGACATACCCTGGCGGGGCATAATCGGACAGCGAAACGTGCTGGCGCACGAGTACGGCGAAGTAAAGCAGGAACGCATATGGAATGTCGCGCCGCGAGAAATTCCCATCCTGATAGGGCATCTTGAACGGCTGACGTCCGCGGATCCCGAATGATGCGGGGGTGGGAAGCCGCCATTGATCGTGACGCAACGATTACCGCACCCGCGCCGCCGATGGAACCGTGAGGCAAGGGGGAGGCAGGCCGGATTCTCATGCCGCGGTTCTACTGATGTAGCCACAAAGAGCACAGGGCAGCCTCTGGCCGCAACCAAAAAAATAATCACCACGAAGGGCACGAAGGGCACGAAGGGCACGAAGAGAAAGGGAGAAGGGCTTTAACCGCAGAGAACGCAGAGAACGCAGAGGATGGCTCTTGTACGCAGATGAAGTAGTTGGTTGAATGGGGGTGCGTTTTTGACCACGAATGGACACCAATGCACACGAATGCGCCTCGAGCGGCCACTGGCCGCGATCAGGATTTGTGACCACGGATGACACGGATGACACGGATAGCAATTGGTTCCGGTCGTTGAGGCGTGCCGGCGGCTGCGTGCGACTTTCGACGCAGCCTGTTCGGATTGTTCAGCATCGGAATTGTAGCGGGGTTGATCGGGTGGCGGGCTGCTTCTTCTCGTTTTGTTCGAGTTTCGCTTCAATCCGTGTCATCGGTGTAATCCGTGGTCAATAGAAGAATATCGGCCACGATATTCATGGGACGACCCGGAAATTCTCCTTGGAGTTTCCAATTCGTAAATGCTTTTACAACAGATTGTTATGGAGATTTTGCGCGCAAGAACTTGCAGAAAAAACAAGAAAATGACGGATGGTAGTACAAAGTGCACAAGGAAACGCTGCAATGTTCTTTGTGCTCTCTGTGAACTTTGTGGCTAAAACCTATTCTTCCAGCGGCAGGGCGACGTCCTCGAAGTTGTCCATCATGCGATCGCCGCGCATGCGCTCGAGGGCCATGTGGGCGTCGCCGGCGCTTAGGGTCACCTGGTCTTTGCTGCAATAGCGCCGCCAGGTGATGTTGCCGTTTTCCTTTTCCTTGTTGCCGATGATCCAGATACTCGGCACCTTGTGGGTGATGGCGTTGCGGATTGTTTTGAGTTCTGAGACCGCCAGCACTGCAGTTGTAGAACTACCTAAGATACATTTTCCCTTTACAAACGGAACATTCTAGTTCTTTGCAGTTCATGTATTCGGCCAAGTCCAAGGCGTAAGTGATGTTATCGGCCTGAGAATCTGGAGCAACATTGGCGTTGTATTCATTAAGGTCGTGCGCACCATCCACATCATCGGGAGAGCTTTGAGATCTTGGAAAATACAACGTTCTCAAGCCACAATCGGGATTTGAACATACGTAAAGTTTGGTCATCCTGAAATTGTCCATTGTCCGTTCTCCTCGAAGTTGTTCCATCAGCTTTTTTGCATTTTCGATGCTCATAGTCTCTTGGTCTTTGCTGCTATACCGCCGCCAGGTGATGTTGCCGTTTTCCTTTTCCTTGTTGCCGATGATCCAGATGTTCGGGATCTTGTGGGTGATGGCGTTGCGGATTTTTTTGTTGAAGCTCTCGTTGCTCTCGTCGATCTCGGCGCGGAAGAGGCTTTCGCGGAGTTCGCCGGCGATCTGGTGGGCGTAGCCGGCGACGTCGTCGTTGACGGGGATGAGCTTGACCTGCACGGGGGCCATCCAGGTGGGGAAGGCGCCGCCGTAGAGCTCGATGAGGAAGCTGATCATGCGCTCGTGGGTGCTGAGGGGCGCGCGGTGGATGATGAACGGGGTCTTGTGCGATCCGTCGGAGTCCACGTATTCGAGGTTGAAGCGTTCCGCCACCACGAAGTCGAGCTGGCAGGTGGAGACGGTCTCTTCGCGGCCGAGGAGGTTCTTTACCTGGATGTCGATCTTGGGGCCGTAGAAGGCGGCTTCGCCTTTCTCCTCCTCAAACTCCACGCCGAGATTGTGCAGCACCTCGCGCACGACGGCCTCGCTCTGGAGCCATTCCTCGGTCTTGCCGGCGAACTTGTCCGACGCGGGGTCGTGGAGGCTCAGGCGCACGCGGAAGTTGCCCATGCGCAGGTGGCCGTAGTAGTAGCTGTACATGTCCATGACGGCGCGGAATTCCTGCTCCACCTGCTCGGGGGTGCAGTAGATGTGGGCGTCGTTCATGCACATGGCGCGGACGCGGAGCAGGCCCGCGAGGGAGCCGTGCTTCTCGTAGCGGTAGGTGTTGCCGTATTCCGCCAGGCGGAGCGGGAGGTCGCGGTAGGAGTGGGGCCGCGCCGCGTAGATCTTGTGGTGGTGCGGGCAGTTCATCGGGCGGAGGTAATATTCGTCGTGATCGTCCACCACCATGGCGGGGTACATGGAGTCGGCGTAGTAGGGGAGGTGCCCCGAGCGGTGGTAGAGGTCGCCGCGGGTGATGGCGGGGGTGCTCACGCGCTGGTAGCCCGCGCGGAACTCGATCTCGCGGGCCCACTGCTCCAGTTCGTCCCGCACCACGGCGCCATTCGGCATCCACATCGGCAGGCCCACGCCCACCTCCTCGTCCATGAAGAAGAGGTCGAGTTCCTGGCCCAGTTTGCGGTGGTCCCGCTCCATGGCGAGCTTGCGCCGCTCGATGTAGCCGTTCAATTCGGCCTTTGACTCAAACGCCAGCCCGTAGATGCGGGTGAGCATCGGCTTCTTCTCGTCGCCGCGCCAGTAGCTGCCGGAGATGCGGTCCAGCTTGAAGCAGGCCTTCGGCACCTCGCCGGTGTGCGCCAGGTGCGGCCCCTCGCACATGTCGATAAAGGGGCCATTCACATAAAAGCCGAGGCCCTCGGGGCCCGCTTTCCCGGTTTCCACCAGTTCCCGCGCGTATTCGATCTTGTAGGTCTGGTCCGTCGCCGCGAGCAGTTCCCGCGCCTCTTCCAGCGACCTGTAGGACTGCTCGAAGGGCTGTTTTTCCTTGATGATGCGGCGCATGGCGTTCTCGATCTGTTCCAGGTCGCGCTCGCCGATGGGTTCGCCGCCGAAGTCGAAGTCGTAGTAGAACCCGAACTCCACGGGCGGGCCGAAGGCCATCTTGGCCTGGGGGCGGATTTCGAGCACGGCCTGGGCCATGATGTGGGCCAGCGAATGGCGCACTTTATAGATAAAAGACTGCTTCGGGTCGTCGTGGGGCTGGCTGCACATGGTTCGGGGGGTCCTGTAAAAGTCGAAAAGGCGCCCGGCCACGTGAACACGGCCGGGCCTTAAAAGGGCGTCTGGAAAGCGCGTAGAATAGCAAGATCGGCGCTGTTAAGTCCATTGGCCATGCGCATTTTGCCACCTGACATGCGGAACGCTCTGCGTCAGTGGCGGCGGCAGATTAGATGTATTCCGCCGCGGCACGACGACGCCAGAAGTTGGCCAACGCCTGATCGATGCTCTCCCGCTCGAACTCGTCGGCTTCGCGCATGAACTCCAGATAGGCGACGATGGCCGCCGACTGCGCCTTGTCGAAGACGGCCAGCCTGTGGCTGGAAGCCTCGAAGCATGTCCGCTCCCCGTAGCGCTGCGGGTTGACCTTCGTCGCCCGGCCGGCGTCCGTCAACCCGTGGGTCAGGTGGAACACCGGAGTCGTCGACCCCAGCCGCCCGTCGAGGTCCGCGATCAGGTATGCGGGGAGGTAGAACCGAAACGCCTCGTCGGAGAAGAAGCTCAGCGCCGAGTGGTATCCGTCCGGGGCCTGGTCCAGAAAAGCGGGATCGAGCGCGCTCCAGTCGGTCTTCCCTTTGAACTCCTGCTCCAGCAGGTACGGCTCATCACCTTCATCGCCCCGGCGCAAACACCAATCGCCCGGGTACTCGACTCCCGCAAACGCGGACCGGATCATCGACTTCAATGTCTCAGCGTCCACCAAATCTCCCCCTTTGAGGGCTCCGGTTCAGCAACAGGCCGCGCAGCGGACCGTCCGCTGCAACAGGTCATGAGTATTTCATTCAAAATAATCGATGAAAACATCTTTTTTGAAGTCTTTAAAGCACACACGATACCAATCATGGGAGTCGTCAAATATTCTATAAATATCTTCATATAGTGACGCTATGTTCTCCAAATTTTTCTCCACCTCTCCCAGAGTTGTCTTTTTGGTCAATTTGTGGACAATCTGATTTCGACGTTGATTGAAATCA
This genomic interval from Candidatus Hydrogenedentota bacterium contains the following:
- a CDS encoding low specificity L-threonine aldolase, with amino-acid sequence MPEPNYDAFASDNASGICPEAWAALDRANTGFAPAYGEDGYTRAAADAIRDFFEVDCEVFFVFNGTAANSLALASLCESYHSVLCHERAHVETDECGAPEFFSNGTKILTVGGANGKVDLAALEHQITRRQDIHYPKPRVISITQATESGTVYTPEELRNVWALARKYGLRIHLDGSRLPNAIASLGVPPRAITWEAGVDVLCLGGTKAGLAAGEAVVFFRKDLAEEFGYRCKQAGQLGSKMRFLAAPFLGVLESGAYLRHAAHANARAEQLAQGFTRLGVALLYPREANAVFARLNAPVAKVLRAKGWRFYEFIGGGGARFMCSWNTAPEDVDALLADLANLG
- a CDS encoding DUF86 domain-containing protein; translation: MISAFVEGISVDQYLADRKTQLAVERLIEIIGEAARGMSKAFRDSEPDIPWRGIIGQRNVLAHEYGEVKQERIWNVAPREIPILIGHLERLTSADPE
- a CDS encoding nucleotidyltransferase domain-containing protein, producing MSQPRIAIPQEEIEAFCRKWRVREFSLFGSVLRDDFRDDSDVDVLVEFDAAAPWSLWDWPYMIDELKAVFGREVDLVEKDALRNEQRRRAILSEHRVLYAA
- the thrS gene encoding threonine--tRNA ligase, translating into MCSQPHDDPKQSFIYKVRHSLAHIMAQAVLEIRPQAKMAFGPPVEFGFYYDFDFGGEPIGERDLEQIENAMRRIIKEKQPFEQSYRSLEEARELLAATDQTYKIEYARELVETGKAGPEGLGFYVNGPFIDMCEGPHLAHTGEVPKACFKLDRISGSYWRGDEKKPMLTRIYGLAFESKAELNGYIERRKLAMERDHRKLGQELDLFFMDEEVGVGLPMWMPNGAVVRDELEQWAREIEFRAGYQRVSTPAITRGDLYHRSGHLPYYADSMYPAMVVDDHDEYYLRPMNCPHHHKIYAARPHSYRDLPLRLAEYGNTYRYEKHGSLAGLLRVRAMCMNDAHIYCTPEQVEQEFRAVMDMYSYYYGHLRMGNFRVRLSLHDPASDKFAGKTEEWLQSEAVVREVLHNLGVEFEEEKGEAAFYGPKIDIQVKNLLGREETVSTCQLDFVVAERFNLEYVDSDGSHKTPFIIHRAPLSTHERMISFLIELYGGAFPTWMAPVQVKLIPVNDDVAGYAHQIAGELRESLFRAEIDESNESFNKKIRNAITHKIPNIWIIGNKEKENGNITWRRYSSKDQETMSIENAKKLMEQLRGERTMDNFRMTKLYVCSNPDCGLRTLYFPRSQSSPDDVDGAHDLNEYNANVAPDSQADNITYALDLAEYMNCKELECSVCKGKMYLR